The Setaria italica strain Yugu1 chromosome IX, Setaria_italica_v2.0, whole genome shotgun sequence genome has a window encoding:
- the LOC101772428 gene encoding probable 4-hydroxy-tetrahydrodipicolinate reductase 2, chloroplastic translates to MLSVRPPHPTLSRPLIWPGRNHLGVAAAPRCANAESTASAPETAAPPGSVSFPILVNGCTGKMGLSVAEAAALRGLHLVPVSFSSREKVDTTIEVGQTDIRIYGPSARDDVLSSVIDEFPDVIVVDYTAPDSVNSNADLYCKLGLPFVMGTTGGNKQLLYKSVQDSKNYALISPQMGKQVVAFVAIMKFMAEQFPGSFSGYHLEVLESHQAGKLDTSGTAKDVIACFEEMGISYDMNRMVKIRDPEQQLEMVGVPEEHIEGHAFHLYHLTSPDDSVSFEFQHNVCGRSIYAEGTIDAAIFLHRKVQSKDSKRIYDMYDVLREGYMR, encoded by the exons ATGCTCTCGGTACgtccaccccaccccaccctcTCGCGGCCCTTGATCTGGCCGGGACGGAACCACCTCGGTgtagccgccgcgccgcgctgtgCTAACGCTGAGTCGACGGCGTCCGCTCCAGAGACAGCCGCGCCGCCAGGGAGCGTCTCCTTCCCGATTCTG GTGAATGGCTGCACCGGCAAGATGGGATTATCTGTTGCTGAGGCTGCTGCTCTTAGGGGCCTTCACCTAGTCCCTGTTTCATTCAGTAGTAGGGAGAAGGTTGATACAACAATAGAAGTTGGACAAACAGACATTCGGATATATGGTCCTTCTGCAAGAGATGACGTTCTTTCATCTGTCATTGACGAATTCCCAGATGTCATTGTTGTGGACTACACAGCACCTGATTCTGTGAACT CTAACGCTGACCTCTATTGCAAACTTGGTTTGCCATTTGTGATGGGCACAACTGGAGGGAACAAGCAGTTACTTTACAAGTCAGTACAAGATTCAAAAAACTATGCACTAATATCTCCACAGATGGGCAAACAG GTTGTTGCATTTGTTGCTATAATGAAATTCATGGCTGAGCAGTTTCCAGGGTCTTTTTCAGGATATCATTTAGAG GTTTTAGAATCCCACCAAGCTGGCAAGCTGGACACATCTGGTACAGCTAAAGATGTGATTGCTTGTTTTGAGGAAATGGGCATATCATATGACATGAACCGG ATGGTTAAGATTAGGGATCCTGAGCAGCAGCTTGAGATGGTGGGTGTCCCTGAAGAGCACATTGAAGGGCATGCGTTCCATTTATACCATCTCACATCTCCTGATGACAG TGTTTCATTTGAGTTCCAGCACAATGTTTGTGGTCGTTCAATCTACGCAGAAGGGACTATTGATGCTGCCATCTTTCTACATAGGAAG GTACAATCAAAAGATTCTAAGAGGATATATGATATGTATGATGTCCTAAGAGAAGGTTACATGCGATGA
- the LOC101772832 gene encoding chaperone protein dnaJ 11, chloroplastic, translating into MISPRPALSPSFLAFRPGSPAASPPPSPRLHAPPPSSASFSASASAAVTAPDHAAASSSFYDVLGLRPGASPREIKAAYRRLALAVHPDAAPHPASSSAAEDFIRVHAAYSTLSDPDKRADYDLRLLLSAGRRRAQSVTLGRSPTFPARRSRRTWETDQCW; encoded by the coding sequence ATGATCTCCCCGCGCCCCGCGCTGTCCCCGAGCTTCCTCGCCTTCCGCCCGGGCTCcccggccgcgtcgccgccgccctccccgcgcctccacgcgccgccgccctcctccgcgtccttctccgcctccgcctccgccgccgtcaccgcgcCAGACCACGCGGCTGCCAGCTCCTCCTTCTACGACGTCCTCGGCCTCCGCCCGGGCGCCAGCCCGCGCGAGATCAAGGCCGCGTACCGCCGCCTGGCGCTCGCCGTCCACCCGGACGCCGCCCCgcaccccgcctcctcctccgccgccgaggACTTCATCCGCGTCCACGCCGCCTACTCCACGCTCTCCGACCCCGACAAGCGCGCCGACTacgacctccgcctcctcctctccgccgggcgccgccgcgcgcagtCGGTGACGCTCGGCCGCTCGCCCACGTTCCCggcgcgccgctcccgccgcacCTGGGAGACTGACCAGTGCTGGTGA
- the LOC101773243 gene encoding uncharacterized protein LOC101773243: MGEGAKAMLAKPIQLADQVAQQAGYQCLRTDCTELRARAKKLAELLRQAARADLYERPAARVMADTERALAKAAGMAARCFQSHSRLRRFFTLNPVSGLPRTLAMLDTALEDIDWLIRISSPQADDDGDLRGLPNIAQNEPVLGMIWDNIARLHTGGLAARADSAATLASLARDNPHYAKYIIEEDGVPPLVKLLKEGTDDGQEAAAMALGLLFRDEESVEKLLHTGVCSVFAAALKEPPMRVQAAVADAIASLANHSQKCKDLFAQNYAVRHLVGHLASGTIQEHSRYSVSGNGSRNTPTPAAAMSSLDKLHSVVLAKSRSVHQGGSGSSTNEPPNQPEASNGGQQRERSNQMQSVVKSAIAAKTNVAAPPPSRPQLSSNGSSGRGSREAEDPATKAHMKAMAAKALWKLARGHVGVCTSITESRALLCFARILENGDGGAGTHLQFYSAMAIMEITRVAEHNLALRQSAFKPSSPVAKAVVEQLLRIVRKGDDDELLCPCVTALGCLSRTFTASETRVIGPLVQLLDDREIPVMKEAVVALTKFACTENHLHVNHCKAIMDAGGARHLVQLVYLGDHLQIEALILLCYIALHVPESEELAQAGVLAVLMWASKQAHMVQDLRVEALLPNAKGRLDLFQSRASR, from the coding sequence ATGGGGGAGGGGGCGAAGGCGATGCTGGCGAAGCCGATCCAGCTCGCGGACCAGGTGGCGCAGCAGGCGGGGTACCAGTGCCTCCGGACGGACTGCACGGAGCTCCGGGCGCGCGCCAAGAAGCTCGCCGAGCTCCtgcggcaggcggcgcgggcAGACCTGTACGAGCGCCCCGCCGCGCGCGTCATGGCGGACACCGAGCGGGCGCTCGCCAAGGCCGCCGGCATGGCCGCCCGCTGCTTCCAGAGccactcccgcctccgccgcttctTCACGCTCAACCCGGTGTCGGGGCTCCCGCGCACCCTCGCCATGCTCGACACCGCGCTCGAGGACATCGACTGGCTCATCCGCATCTCGTCCCCGcaggccgacgacgacggcgacctcCGGGGCCTCCCCAACATCGCCCAGAACGAGCCCGTGCTCGGCATGATCTGGGACAACATCGCGCGCCTCCACACCGGCGGGCTCGCAGCGCGGGCCGACTCCGCCGCCACGCTCGCCTCCCTCGCCCGCGATAACCCCCACTACGCCAAGTACATCATCGAGGAGGACGGCGTCCCGCCCCTCGTCAAGCTGCTCAAGGAAGGCACCGACGACGGCCAGGAGGCTGCCGCCATGGCGCTCGGCCTTCTCTTCCGCGACGAGGAGAGCGTGGAGAAGCTCCTCCACACCGGGGTGTGCTCCGTCTTCGCCGCCGCGCTCAAGGAGCCGCCGATGCGCGTGCAGGCCGCGGTCGCGGACGCCATCGCGTCGCTCGCGAACCACAGCCAGAAATGCAAGGACCTCTTCGCCCAGAACTACGCCGTCCGGCACCTCGTCGGCCACCTCGCCTCCGGAACCATCCAGGAGCACAGCAGGTACTCTGTCAGTGGGAACGGCTCTAGGAACACCcctactccggcggcggccatgtCCTCGCTCGACAAGCTTCACTCCGTTGTGCTTGCCAAGTCGCGCAGCGTGCACCAAGGCGGGTCTGGTTCCTCAACAAACGAGCCGCCGAACCAGCCAGAAGCCTCGAATGGCGGCCAGCAGCGAGAAAGATCGAACCAGATGCAATCGGTGGTGAAATCCGCGATAGCGGCCAAGACAAACGTAGCCGCGCCTCCACCCAGTAGGCCTCAGCTGAGTTCGAACGGTTCGAGCGGCCGCGGATCGCGCGAGGCCGAGGACCCGGCTACCAAGGCGCACATGAAGGCTATGGCGGCGAAGGCTCTGTGGAAGCTCGCGCGAGGCCATGTCGGAGTCTGCACCAGCATTACGGAGTCTCGCGCGCTCCTCTGCTTCGCCAGGATCCTCGagaacggcgacggcggcgcgggcacgCACCTGCAGTTCTACTCCGCGATGGCGATCATGGAGATCACCCGTGTCGCCGAACACAACCTCGCGCTCCGGCAGTCCGCGTTCAAGCCCAGCTCGCCGGTGGCCAAGGCCGTCGTGGAGCAGCTCCTCCGCATCGTACGCAAGGGAGACGACGACGAACTGCTGTGCCCGTGCGTCACCGCCCTGGGCTGCTTGTCGCGCACATTCACCGCGAGCGAGACACGCGTGATCGGCCCGCTGGTGCAGCTGCTCGACGACAGGGAGATCCCGGTCATGAAGGAGGCCGTGGTGGCGCTCACCAAGTTCGCCTGCACCGAGAACCACCTGCACGTGAACCATTGCAAGGCCATCAtggacgccggcggcgcgcggcaccTCGTCCAGCTCGTGTACCTCGGAGACCATCTGCAGATCGAGGCGCTCATACTGCTCTGCTACATTGCGCTGCACGTCCCAGAGAGCGAAGAGCTCGCGCAGGCCGGGGTGCTCGCCGTGCTCATGTGGGCGTCCAAGCAGGCACACATGGTGCAGGACCTGCGCGTTGAGGCACTGCTGCCGAACGCCAAGGGTCGGCTGGACCTCTTCCAGTCCAGGGCATCCAGGTGA